Part of the Jatrophihabitans sp. GAS493 genome, TTCCGATCGGAACCGGTGGGGCCAGAGGGTGCGCTCATGCGTGGGTATGGGGTCTTTCGCTAGCTGGTGGGAGCGTTCGACGCCCTCGATGACGGGCAGGCGCTGCGGCTCGGACTCCTCCATGGTCCCACGTCCGACCGGGCCTGTCTGGCACGAGCAACCCGGGGACTCGTGGAATGATGTCCGGATGAGTTCCCTGCCGGATCCCCGGACCGCCGTTGAATACCGCATTCCCGCCGCCGAACTGGTGGTCGGTGACCTCGTGAACACCCAGCCCGGTGCCGGGGACGACTGGCAGCAGGTGCTGGGCGTCTACCCGGGCGTCGAGTCGCTGGCCGGCGCCACCGAGGAGGTCACCGAGCTGGTGAAGAGCCTGGACGGCCGTTACGTACTCGTCCAGCTCAGCGACCTGGCGCCGGTCGACGCCGCCGTCTACTTCGTCGACGGGACGGCGCTCACGGTGGGCGAGACGGACTCCGACGACCAGCCGGTGCTCGACCAGATCAGCACCGAAGACGGCGAGCGGCTGTACCTGTACACCAAGCACGAACTGGTGCACATCCGCGCGACCTCCTGAGGCGAGCCAGCTCCGCGCGAGCAGGGATTTGGGTCCCCGGCGCCGCGCTGGTAACCTGGGATGGTTGCCGTCTCGGCGGCAATCCAGTTCTGTCCTTACCACTGCTAAATTTTTGAGGCTCCTTCGTGGCGAACATCAAGTCCCAGATCAAGCGGATCCAGACCAACGAGAAGGCCCGCTTGCGCAACAAGAGCGTTAAGTCGGCGCTGAAGACGTCTGTGCGTCGCTTCCGTGAGGCTGCCGAGGCTGGCGACAAAGAGGCGACCATCGTCGCCTTCCGCGACGCTTCCCGCGCCCTCGACAAGGCCGCCAGCAAGGGCGTTATCCACGCCAACCAGGCCGCCAACAAGAAGTCGGCCCTGGCGAAGAGCGTCAACGCTCTCTAACTCCAGCTACTGACGCTGCCCGTTCGGGCAGCCCAGTCGAGCCCGCAGACGATCCTCACCGGATCCGTCGGCGGGCTCTTTGGCGTTCGCGCCGACTAGCGCAGCAGTTCGGGGTCGTGCCGAAGCACGCGCTGCTCCAGCTGCAGCAACTCCGGTCCCGGGTCGACTCCCAATTCGGAGTTCAGCAGGGTTCGGGCTCGCCCCAGTGCAGCGAGCGCATCGCGCTGTCAGATCCAGCCGAGCACCGATGCGTACCTCCTCAGCCAACCCATGCAACTCGCCGAGGCGGGTTCGGGCGATCTCGGCCTCCGGCCAGCACTCGATGTGACGATCGTGGGCGGCGAGGTCAGCTACCTGCGCTGGGGCTCGCCTCAGCGGCTGCCGCGGGCCGCGGTGACGTGACGGATGGTGCGTTCGATGGCGTAGTTGGGGTCAGCCGCCGCACCCTTGACGTCGGCGTTGAGCGAAGCGACGAGACCCAACGCCTCACGCAGGCCAGCTTCGCTCCAACCGCGCACCTGACCCTGAACCCGATTCACCTTCCAGGGCGGCATACCCAGCTTCTGGGCCAGGTCGTACTGGTTTCCCCGGCCGGCGGCGGCGACCCGGGCCACCGCCTCCACCCCTTGGGCGAGCGCGTCGGCGATGACGACATGCGGCACCCCGTCGGCCAGGGCCCAGCGCAGTGACTCCAGCGCTCCGGTCGAATCCCCGGTTACGACCTTGTCGGAAATCTCGAAGCCCTTCACCTCGGCCCGTCCCTGGTGGTACCGCGACACCATGTCGGTGTCGATCCGGCCACCGGAGTCGCTGACCAGCTGCGCCGAGACTGCGGCGAGCTCGCGCAGATCGGTACCGACGGCGTCCACCAGCAGCTGGGCCGCGTCCGGCGCGATACTGCCGCCGGCCCGGCGCACTTCAGCCTTGATGAAGTCCAGTCGCTCGCCCGGTTTCGTCAGCTTGGCGCAGGTGATCGTGGATGCACCGGCCTTCTTCGCCGCATCCAACAGCGCCTTCCCCTTCGCCCCGCCGAGATGCTGCAGCACGATGGTGACATCGTCACTGGGGGCGGCCAGGAAAGGCTTCAGGGCGTCGAGGAGTGCGACTCGTATGTCCTGGGCCGAGCGAAACACGACGACGCGGCGCCCCCCGAAGAGCGAGGGACTGAGGGCCTCATAGATCTCGGCCGCCTCGACCTCGCTGGCCTGATATTCGCGGACGTCTGCGTCCGGGTCAGCCTTGATGGCGGCCAGCGATATCTGTTCGATGGCCCGGGTGACGAGCAGCTCCTCGTCGCCGACGACCAGTATCAGCGCCGGGATCGGGGTCGGGCTCGATTCGGGCATCATCCGTCCATCGTCTCAGGTCGCTCGGACAGTGGCGAGCACCGCCCGAATCGACTCCAGGGACGGCGGCGCGGTATCCCCCATGCCGATGAGGATGTTTCGGGCCAGCGGCACCAGCACCAGCTCGATCCCGTCCCCATCCGGACCGAAGAAGCCGGCGATCTCCAGCAACACGTACCCGTGCATCGCGCTCCAGAGCTGCAGCGCCGCCGACATCGGGTCACCCTGGTGGATCCGGCCCGATGCCATCACCCGAGTCACGCCGTCGAGCAGGTGACCGAAGGCGGCCGCCCCCTCCGGCCCGGCCGCGCCCATCTGGCCGGCGGTGAAGTCGACGGCGGCCGGGGACTTGCCGGGGCTGAGCCCGAACATGAGCCGATAGAGGTTGGCGTTGTTCAGCGCGAAATCCCGGTAGGCCAGTGCGATGGAGAAGAGGTGGACCAGGCTGTCGTCGTGGGGCGGCACGGCGGCCAGCCCCGCACCGAACTCGACGAAACCCTGGACCGCAACCGCCTCGACCAGCTGCCCCATGCCACCGAAATGCGTGTAGACGGCCATCGTCGAGGCGCCGATCTCGGCCGCAACGCGCCGCGCCTGCAGCGCGTCCGGCCCCTCATCGGCCAGTAGACGCAGCGCGGCGGCTAGTAGCCGATCGCGGGGGCTCTCCGAGTTCATCCTTGCCATCATTCCATAACCTTGTTATAACATGATCCATAATCATGTTATGCCGAGAGGGTGGATCACCATGGTCAATGCATATCTGAGCCAGAACCTAGCCCCGGTGCGCGAGGAGCAGACGCTCACCACGCTGGAAGTCACCGGCACCATCCCGCCCCATCTGGACGGCCGCTACCTTCGCAACGGCCCGAACCCGGCGTCGGCGATCGATGAGGACGCCTACCACTGGTTCATGGGCGACGGGATGGTGCACGGCATTCGGCTGCGCGACGGACGGGCCGAGTGGTACCGAAATCGCTGGGTCCGCACTCCTGAGCTGGCCCATCGCTTCGGCGAGGCACTGAGCAGCACCCGTCGGGCCGCGCCGATCGAGTTCGTTGGCGCGAACACCAATGTGATCTCTCACGCCGGCCGGACGCTGGCTCTCATCGAGGGCGGCTCCGCCTGTCACGAATTGACCGACGAACTCGACACGATCGGTCCCTGCGACTTCGACGGCACCATAACCGGTGGCTACACCGCACATCCGAAGCTGGACCCGCAGACCGGTGAGCTGCATGCGGTCTCCTACTTCTTCGCCCGTCCGAACAGCGCCCAGTACTCGGTGATCGGGGTGGACGGGCGGGCCCGTCGCGTGATCGACATCCCGGTCAGCGGCGGACCGATGATGCACGACTTCTCGTTGACTGAGAAATACGTTGTCTTCTATGACCTTCCGGTCACCTTCGATGTGAAGCAGGCCGTTGCGGCGACAGTGCCGAAGTTCATGCGGGCGCCGGCCCGCCTGACCATGTCGGCCCTGCTCGGCCGGGTCCATGTCCCCGATCCGGTCGCTGCCTCGCTCGGGCGTAAGACACCGGCCAACGGCGGGATGCCCTACCGCTGGAACCCGGAGCATCCGGCCCGCGTCGGGGTGATGGCGCGTGAGGGCGACGGCACCCAGGTGCGATGGTTCGATGTCGACCCCTGCTATGTCTTTCACCCGCTCAATGCCTACGACGACGGCGACACGATCGTGCTCGACCTGGTGCGGCACCCCAAGATGTTCGACACCGATCTGCACGGACCCGGCGAAGGCGCGCCGACGCTCGATCGCTGGATCGTCGACCTCAATGCCGGGAAGGTGCAGGAATCGCGGCTGGACGATCGTGCGCAGGAGTTCCCCCGGATCGACGAGCGCCTCGTCGGCCGACGGCACCGCTTCGGCTATTCGATGGACCTGGCGCGGCATGTGGAGCCCTCCGATGCCGTGCTGAAGCACGACCTGGTCAGCGGGTCCACGCAGGCGCATCACTTCGGTGCTGGGAAGCAGTCGAGTGAGTTCGTCTTCGTCCCCAACTCCGCAGATTCCGCCGAGGACGACGGGGTGTTGATGGGCTTCGTCTTCGACCCGTCCGTGCAGCGCAGTGAACTGGCACTGCTGGATGCCGCGACGATGGAGAGCATAGCCACCGTCGCCCTGCCAGTGCGGGTGCCGGCTGGGTTTCACGGCAACTGGGTACCGGCGCGGTAGGAGCAGCCGCGCGAACCTCACCAGATACGGTGGTGCTTCGCGAGGGGAGCGCAGATGGCAGATTTCGTCGGGGCGGTCGACCAGGGCACCACCAGCACCCGGTTCATGGTCTTCGACCACGGGGGCAACGAGGTCGGACGCCACCAGCTCGAGCACGAGCAGATCCTGCCGCAGGCCGGTTGGGTGGAACACAGCCCGATCGAGATCTGGGAGCGGACCAGTTCGGTCCTGCAGACCACAGCGAACCTCCTCGGCCTCGGGCCGTCGGATCTGGCGGCCATCGGAATCACCAACCAGCGCGAGACGACGGTTGTCTGGAATCGCCGCACCGGACGTCCGTATTACAACGCCATCGTCTGGCAGGACACCCGCACCGATCGGATCGCGAGCGCTCTGGAGCGCGGTGGGCAGGGCGAGGTGATCCGGCGCAAGACCGGTCTCCCCCCGGCCACGTACTTCTCCGGCGGGAAGATCCAGTGGATTCTGGAGAATGTCCCCGAGGCTCGCGCCGATGCCGAGAAGGGCGAGGCGATCTTCGGCAACACCGACTCCTGGTTGATGTGGAACCTCACCGGCGGGGTCAACGGCGGCATCCACATCACCGATGTGACCAACGCCAGCCGCACCATGCTGATGGATCTGCAGACGCTCGCCTGGGACGACGAACTCCTGGGATTCTTTGACATTCCTCGAGCGATGTTGCCCGAGATTCGGCCGTCTTCCGACCCGCGCGGCTATGGCGAGACGGCCATCCCGCACGGGCTGGAGGGAGTGCCGCTGACCGGCATCCTCGGCGATCAGCAGGCCGCGATGTTCGGCCAGGTCTGCTTCGCACCGGGCGAGGCCAAGAACACCTACGGCACCGGAAACTTCATGCTGCTGAACACCGGCGAGGAGCTGGTTCGCAGCAGCAACGGCCTGCTCACCACCGTCTGTTACCAGATCGGGGAGGCCAAACCGGTCTACGCGCTGGAGGGATCGATCGCGGTGACCGGCTCGGCTGTGCAGTGGCTGCGAGATCAGCTGGGCATCATCTCTGGCGCCAGCGAGATCGAAGGACTGGCCGCCGGGGTGAGCGACAACGGGGGTGTCTACTTCGTGCCCGCCTTCTCGGGCCTCTTCGCGCCTTATTGGCGAAGTGACGCCCGCGGGGCGATCGTCGGGCTCTCCCGATTCAACACGAACGCCCACGTGGCGCGAGCGACCCTTGAGGCGATCTGTTACCAGAGTCGCGACGTGGCCGAGGCGATGGAGGCCGACTCCGGCGTGCACCTGGACGTGCTCAAGGTGGACGGCGGGGTGACCGCGAACAATCTCTGTATGCAGCTTCAGGCTGACATCCTCGGCGTTCCGGTGAGTCGGCCGGTGGTGGCCGAGACGACGGCCCTGGGGGCAGCCTATGCAGCCGGCCTCGGCGTCGGCTTCTGGTCGGACACCGATGAGCTTCGCGATAACTGGAACGAGTCGACGAACTGGAAGCCGACATGGAGCGATGAGCAGCGCCGCGACGGGTATGCCGGCTGGCAGAAGGCGGTACAGCGCACGCTGGGCTGGGTCGAAGTCGAGTAGGTCGACACGTCTCAGGCCACGCACCGGCTAAGCCGCTTCACTCGCGGCGACGCCTCGGATCACCGTCTTCAGCTGGCCGTTGGTGACGGTAACCGCGATGTCTCCGTCCTGGTCGGTCCGCAGGATTGGAATCGACAACCTTTGCAGTTCGGACAGCAGCACGGCCGATGGCAGGCCGTAGTCGTTGTGGGCGCCCACACTGATGATCGCCACCTTCGCATGCACCGCGGCCAGCAGCGCCGGTACCGAGTAGGCACTCCCGTGGTGCGCAACCTTCAGGATGTCGGCGGTCAGGTCAACGTGGTCGTCCAGAAGGGCCTGCTGCGCCTCGACCTCGGCGTCGCCCATCAGCAGGATCCGTTTCCCGGCGACGGTGGCCCGCATGACCAGTGAGGAGTTGTTCGGATCCGAGCGTGTGCCGCGGTAAGCGGTCGGCGGCCCGAGGACCTGCAGCAGCACCGCCCCGTCGGCAAAGGACTCACCGGGCTGAGCCCGGCCCAGCGTCAACCCGTGGGCGTCGAGGGTCTTCTGCACCTGCTCCACTCCGGACTGCGGCTCGTCCAGCGGCCCGGTTACCACCGCCGCGACCCGGCGGTCATGAAATACCCCGGCAAGACCACCGATGTGGTCCAGGTGGAAGTGGGTGAGCACAACGAGCGGGATGTCGGTGATCCCGAGATCGTGCAGGCAGCGGTCCATCGCCACCGGTTCGGGACCGGTATCCACCACGATGGCGCGACCGGGTGCGGTTGGCAGCACCAGGCCATCACCCTGCCCGACATCGCAAGCCACCAGAACGCTCGAGACGGCCGGCCACCCGGCGACGGCGGAGCGCACCGGGAGCTGCACCAACAGCCCGACGACGGTTGCCGCAATGAGCATTCGCCGCAGTAAACCGTGCCGGGCCAGCGCGACGGCACCCGCGGCCGCGCAGACAAGCAGCATCGCCCCCACTGCGCCCGCCGGCCAGGGCAGCGAGGCCCCGTCCAGGCCGCCGAAGAAGTCCGCCACCCAGACCAGCCAGCGGCACGGCCACCCCGCCAGCTGCGCGAGGGTTGCCCCGAGGCCGAGCGAGATCGGCGCCGTGAGGGCCGCCGCGAAGCCGACGATCGTCGCCATCGAGACCACCGGCTCAGCCAGCACGTTAGCCGGGATCGCCACGACACTGATGTGTCCGGTCATTGCCGCGATGACCGGCGCCGTCACCACGTGCGCCGCGGAGGCGACCGCAATCGCCTCGGCCAGCACCGGCGGGACATGGCGTCGCCGCAGCGCCTGCGCCCAGCGCGGGCTCAGTAGCACGAGCGCAGCGGTCGCGATGACCGACAGCGTGAAACCAACGTCATTGGCCAGGTCCGGCTGGTAGAGCAACAGCAGCAGCACCGCGGCCGACAGAGTTGGAAGCGCCGCCCTCGGTCGCCCGAGAGCCAGCGCAACCAGAACGATCACTCCCATCACGGCCGCCCGAAGCACGCTCGGTGATGGGCGAGCGATGACCACGAAGCCGGCCAGCACGACGGCGGAGATGAAGGCTGTGGTGACCGGGCCCAGTCTGAAGCGGCGCATCACCAGCAGTGCGGCGCCGACCAGAATCGAGCAGTTCGTTCCCGAGACGGCGACCAGGTGGGTGAGACCAGCGACTCGGAAGTGCTCGGCCAGAATCGGATCGAGCTGCGAGGTGTCGCCGTCGACGAGTCCCGGTAGCAGCCCCCGGACACTCGTCGGAAGCCCGGCCGACGCGTCGCGCAGTGAGGAGCGGACTACACCCGCGGCGCGCTGCCACCACGGCGGGTGCCCCAGCAGCGTCGGCGCGGACTCCCCGACCAGTGCCGCGACGCGCAGCGGATCGCCCCGCGCAGGCTGCAGGCGGGCATCCAGGCGAATTCGCTGGCCGGGAAGCAGCTGCGCCCAATCCGCGGCGGCCCCGAAGACCAGGACGGCGCCCCGGGCAGCGACTTGACTCGTACCGACCCGAATCGACAGCAGCGTGGCGTCGACGATGACCCGCGGACCTCCGCCCCCGACTCCGGCACCGGCCAACGGGTGCGGGTCGCCGGTGATTCGCAGCTGGGCAGTGACGGCCGTGTGCGCCGCCGCGAGACTGGTGACCGGCGATTGACGTACTCGTTCCATTCGGGCCGACAATGGTGCGAGTGTCAGCAGCAGCACCGCCCCGACCAGCGCCACGCCACAACTCACCCGAATCGTAAGGTCCTCGTGCTGGTCGTGTCCGGCCACCACCCGATGACGGGCCAGCCAAGCCGCGAGACCGGCGACGAACAGCGCGGCGGCGGCAAGCTTGGCCACGGTGGCTGGCGAACACCCAAGACCGATCAGCGTCGCGACCCACGCGGCCGCCGCGCCGACCGCCAGCCGGAGGTCGACGGGTGGGGTCTGTTCTCCATCGGCGCCGCGGAGAACTCGTCGAAGGGCGGTATCGACGCCGCTCGCCCCAAACCCTCTCAAGCCGAAGCTGGCCAAGCCGGCATCATCCGGCCCAGGCGCGCCGAAACCGGGCATGCGGACACCGCTCATACCGTGACGGCGCCTTTGAGGGTGGCGAACTTGGCCGGACCGATTCCGGTGACTTCGCGCAATTGGTCGATGGTGTCGAACCTGCCGTGGGCCGTACGCCACTCGACGATGTTCTTCGCCAGCACCGGCCCGACCCCGGGCAGCGTGTCCAGCTGTTCGGCGCTGGCGGTGTTCAGATCGACCAGGCCCGCCCCTGAGGCCGATGCGGCGGTGGAGGCGACGGGCGGCGCCGATCCGGCGCCCGGCACGCCGACCGCGATCTGCTGGCCGTCGGCCACCAGGCTCGCCAGATTCAATCCACTCAAGTCGACCCCGGGCAGCGCTCCCCCGGCCGCCTTGATCGCGTCGTTCACGCGAGATCCGGGCGGCAAGCGGTACACACCCTGGTGCCGCACCCGTCCAGCGACATCGACAACCAGGTTGCTCGGCGCGGAGGGCATGGGAGCACTGCTCCCCGTCGGGATCGGAGGGGACGAGAGACTTGCGGGGAGATTGCTCGTCATCGCGGTCGCCGAAGAGACCGCCGTAGAGGCCGCGGCCGAGACCGTCCTCGTCGAGACCGCAAGTGATTGCGGCCGGTCGTTGCTGACCCACCAGATGCAGATCACCGCCACCACCAGTGCGACCACTCCCACCGCGGCCGCCGATCGGCGACCGGGGTCGACGCGCGCGCGATGCTGTCGCTGGGGCACTGAAGTGGGCCCGGTAGAGGGCAGCGCAGGGAGGGCCGGCACCGGCACCGGCTCCGAGGCCGGCCGGCGATCACCCGGCGGCTCACCGACGTCGAGCAGCGCCCGGACCCGTTCTGCGATGGCGCTGCGCTCAGCGCTGTTGCTCAGTACCCGCATGCCTCAAAGCTAGAGCCGCAACGGCCGCACCGGGACACACCGAGGACAGTTGTGGATACCGCCGACGCCTGTGGATATCCCTATTTCTTAAGGGATTTCGAGATCACGGTACCCAGACCGCCGGGCCCGAGATGCGCTCCGACGACCGGGCTCAGTTCGGCGATGTGCAGTTCCTGCAGGTACGGGATCTGGGCGCGCAACTGATCGGCCGTCGCATTGGCCCGCTCCGGCGC contains:
- the rpsT gene encoding 30S ribosomal protein S20 — its product is MANIKSQIKRIQTNEKARLRNKSVKSALKTSVRRFREAAEAGDKEATIVAFRDASRALDKAASKGVIHANQAANKKSALAKSVNAL
- the holA gene encoding DNA polymerase III subunit delta, producing MPESSPTPIPALILVVGDEELLVTRAIEQISLAAIKADPDADVREYQASEVEAAEIYEALSPSLFGGRRVVVFRSAQDIRVALLDALKPFLAAPSDDVTIVLQHLGGAKGKALLDAAKKAGASTITCAKLTKPGERLDFIKAEVRRAGGSIAPDAAQLLVDAVGTDLRELAAVSAQLVSDSGGRIDTDMVSRYHQGRAEVKGFEISDKVVTGDSTGALESLRWALADGVPHVVIADALAQGVEAVARVAAAGRGNQYDLAQKLGMPPWKVNRVQGQVRGWSEAGLREALGLVASLNADVKGAAADPNYAIERTIRHVTAARGSR
- a CDS encoding TetR-like C-terminal domain-containing protein codes for the protein MNSESPRDRLLAAALRLLADEGPDALQARRVAAEIGASTMAVYTHFGGMGQLVEAVAVQGFVEFGAGLAAVPPHDDSLVHLFSIALAYRDFALNNANLYRLMFGLSPGKSPAAVDFTAGQMGAAGPEGAAAFGHLLDGVTRVMASGRIHQGDPMSAALQLWSAMHGYVLLEIAGFFGPDGDGIELVLVPLARNILIGMGDTAPPSLESIRAVLATVRAT
- a CDS encoding carotenoid oxygenase family protein, with translation MVNAYLSQNLAPVREEQTLTTLEVTGTIPPHLDGRYLRNGPNPASAIDEDAYHWFMGDGMVHGIRLRDGRAEWYRNRWVRTPELAHRFGEALSSTRRAAPIEFVGANTNVISHAGRTLALIEGGSACHELTDELDTIGPCDFDGTITGGYTAHPKLDPQTGELHAVSYFFARPNSAQYSVIGVDGRARRVIDIPVSGGPMMHDFSLTEKYVVFYDLPVTFDVKQAVAATVPKFMRAPARLTMSALLGRVHVPDPVAASLGRKTPANGGMPYRWNPEHPARVGVMAREGDGTQVRWFDVDPCYVFHPLNAYDDGDTIVLDLVRHPKMFDTDLHGPGEGAPTLDRWIVDLNAGKVQESRLDDRAQEFPRIDERLVGRRHRFGYSMDLARHVEPSDAVLKHDLVSGSTQAHHFGAGKQSSEFVFVPNSADSAEDDGVLMGFVFDPSVQRSELALLDAATMESIATVALPVRVPAGFHGNWVPAR
- the glpK gene encoding glycerol kinase GlpK, coding for MADFVGAVDQGTTSTRFMVFDHGGNEVGRHQLEHEQILPQAGWVEHSPIEIWERTSSVLQTTANLLGLGPSDLAAIGITNQRETTVVWNRRTGRPYYNAIVWQDTRTDRIASALERGGQGEVIRRKTGLPPATYFSGGKIQWILENVPEARADAEKGEAIFGNTDSWLMWNLTGGVNGGIHITDVTNASRTMLMDLQTLAWDDELLGFFDIPRAMLPEIRPSSDPRGYGETAIPHGLEGVPLTGILGDQQAAMFGQVCFAPGEAKNTYGTGNFMLLNTGEELVRSSNGLLTTVCYQIGEAKPVYALEGSIAVTGSAVQWLRDQLGIISGASEIEGLAAGVSDNGGVYFVPAFSGLFAPYWRSDARGAIVGLSRFNTNAHVARATLEAICYQSRDVAEAMEADSGVHLDVLKVDGGVTANNLCMQLQADILGVPVSRPVVAETTALGAAYAAGLGVGFWSDTDELRDNWNESTNWKPTWSDEQRRDGYAGWQKAVQRTLGWVEVE
- a CDS encoding ComEC/Rec2 family competence protein → MSGVRMPGFGAPGPDDAGLASFGLRGFGASGVDTALRRVLRGADGEQTPPVDLRLAVGAAAAWVATLIGLGCSPATVAKLAAAALFVAGLAAWLARHRVVAGHDQHEDLTIRVSCGVALVGAVLLLTLAPLSARMERVRQSPVTSLAAAHTAVTAQLRITGDPHPLAGAGVGGGGPRVIVDATLLSIRVGTSQVAARGAVLVFGAAADWAQLLPGQRIRLDARLQPARGDPLRVAALVGESAPTLLGHPPWWQRAAGVVRSSLRDASAGLPTSVRGLLPGLVDGDTSQLDPILAEHFRVAGLTHLVAVSGTNCSILVGAALLVMRRFRLGPVTTAFISAVVLAGFVVIARPSPSVLRAAVMGVIVLVALALGRPRAALPTLSAAVLLLLLYQPDLANDVGFTLSVIATAALVLLSPRWAQALRRRHVPPVLAEAIAVASAAHVVTAPVIAAMTGHISVVAIPANVLAEPVVSMATIVGFAAALTAPISLGLGATLAQLAGWPCRWLVWVADFFGGLDGASLPWPAGAVGAMLLVCAAAGAVALARHGLLRRMLIAATVVGLLVQLPVRSAVAGWPAVSSVLVACDVGQGDGLVLPTAPGRAIVVDTGPEPVAMDRCLHDLGITDIPLVVLTHFHLDHIGGLAGVFHDRRVAAVVTGPLDEPQSGVEQVQKTLDAHGLTLGRAQPGESFADGAVLLQVLGPPTAYRGTRSDPNNSSLVMRATVAGKRILLMGDAEVEAQQALLDDHVDLTADILKVAHHGSAYSVPALLAAVHAKVAIISVGAHNDYGLPSAVLLSELQRLSIPILRTDQDGDIAVTVTNGQLKTVIRGVAASEAA
- a CDS encoding ComEA family DNA-binding protein, yielding MRVLSNSAERSAIAERVRALLDVGEPPGDRRPASEPVPVPALPALPSTGPTSVPQRQHRARVDPGRRSAAAVGVVALVVAVICIWWVSNDRPQSLAVSTRTVSAAASTAVSSATAMTSNLPASLSSPPIPTGSSAPMPSAPSNLVVDVAGRVRHQGVYRLPPGSRVNDAIKAAGGALPGVDLSGLNLASLVADGQQIAVGVPGAGSAPPVASTAASASGAGLVDLNTASAEQLDTLPGVGPVLAKNIVEWRTAHGRFDTIDQLREVTGIGPAKFATLKGAVTV